The proteins below are encoded in one region of Mus caroli chromosome 10, CAROLI_EIJ_v1.1, whole genome shotgun sequence:
- the Reep6 gene encoding receptor expression-enhancing protein 6 isoform X1 codes for MDGLRQRFERFLEQKNVATEALGALEARTGVEKRYLAAGALALLGLYLLFGYGASLLCNVIGFVYPAYASVKAIESPSKEDDTVWLTYWVVYALFGLVEFFSDLLLFWFPFYYVGKCAFLLFCMTPGPWNGALLLYHRVIRPLFLKHHMALDSAASQLSGRALDLAAGITRDVLQALARGRALVTPASTSEPPAALELDPK; via the exons ATGGACGGTCTGCGCCAGCGCTTCGAACGTTTTCTGGAACAGAAGAACGTGGCCACCGAAGCGCTCGGGGCACTCGAAGCAAGGACCGGTGTAGAGAAGCGGTATCTCGCCGCGG GAGCCCTCGCCCTTCTAGGCCTGTATCTTCTGTTCGGCTACGGGGCCTCTCTACTGTGCAATGTCATCGGATTTGTATACCCCGCATATGCTTC AGTCAAAGCTATAGAGAGCCCAAGCAAGGAAGACGACACTGTGTGGCTAACCTACTGGGTGGTGTACGCCCTGTTCGGTCTGGTCGAATTCTTCAGCGATCTACTCCTGTTCTGGTTCCCTTTCTACTACGTGGGCAAG TGCGCCTTCCTGTTATTTTGCATGACGCCCGGACCCTGGAACGGGGCATTGCTACTATACCATCGCGTCATAAGACCACTCTTTCTAAAGCACCACATGGCTCTAGACAGCGCCGCGAGCCAGCTAAGCGGAAGAGCATTGGACCTAGCAGCTGGGATAACCCGGGACG TACTTCAGGCCTTGGCTCGGGGCCGGGCTCTCGTCACCCCAGCATCAACATCGGAACCCCCAGCCGCTCTGGAACTGGACC ccaAGTAA
- the LOC110302710 gene encoding oleosin-B6-like — protein sequence MRSGGASQPSGRPLGHNRTTGRHTGTNHQTPQVSAAGRSAAAATAATAAPAAPAAPAAPAVAAPAATTAPTSTQRVSVSAQDSPRAQSPSTSPDPNQAGSKAPVEPGDSTGSKNKQGQKTQVAGTSAPSEALVPCHSDSSLDYLSESTTEITCKWPEYSHQLRCPRHCWLLPHLAY from the coding sequence ATGCGCTCAGGAGGTGCCTCCCAGCCATCAGGCCGGCCCTTGGGACACAATCGCACAACAGGCCGCCACACGGGAACAAACCACCAGACCCCTCAGGTCTCCGCCGCAGGCCGATCGGCAGCGGCGGCAACAGCCGCcacagcagccccagcagccccagcagccccagcagccccagcagtaGCAGCCCCAGCAGCCACAACTGCACCCACTTCCACACAGCGTGTCAGTGTCTCCGCCCAGGACTCACCTAGGGCCCAGTCTCCCAGCACATCCCCTGACCCCAACCAGGCTGGCAGCAAGGCTCCTGTGGAGCCAGGGGACTCCACAGGTTCCAAGAACAAGCAGGGCCAGAAGACACAGGTGGCCGGCACCTCAGCACCCTCCGAGGCACTGGTCCCCTGTCACTCTGATTCCTCTCTGGATTATTTGTCCGAGTCTACCACGGAGATCACCTGTAAATGGCCAGAGTATAGTCACCAGCTGCGTTGCCCCAGACACTGCTGGCTTTTGCCACATCTGGCGTACTAG
- the Reep6 gene encoding receptor expression-enhancing protein 6 isoform X2 — protein sequence MDGLRQRFERFLEQKNVATEALGALEARTGVEKRYLAAGALALLGLYLLFGYGASLLCNVIGFVYPAYASVKAIESPSKEDDTVWLTYWVVYALFGLVEFFSDLLLFWFPFYYVGKCAFLLFCMTPGPWNGALLLYHRVIRPLFLKHHMALDSAASQLSGRALDLAAGITRDAK from the exons ATGGACGGTCTGCGCCAGCGCTTCGAACGTTTTCTGGAACAGAAGAACGTGGCCACCGAAGCGCTCGGGGCACTCGAAGCAAGGACCGGTGTAGAGAAGCGGTATCTCGCCGCGG GAGCCCTCGCCCTTCTAGGCCTGTATCTTCTGTTCGGCTACGGGGCCTCTCTACTGTGCAATGTCATCGGATTTGTATACCCCGCATATGCTTC AGTCAAAGCTATAGAGAGCCCAAGCAAGGAAGACGACACTGTGTGGCTAACCTACTGGGTGGTGTACGCCCTGTTCGGTCTGGTCGAATTCTTCAGCGATCTACTCCTGTTCTGGTTCCCTTTCTACTACGTGGGCAAG TGCGCCTTCCTGTTATTTTGCATGACGCCCGGACCCTGGAACGGGGCATTGCTACTATACCATCGCGTCATAAGACCACTCTTTCTAAAGCACCACATGGCTCTAGACAGCGCCGCGAGCCAGCTAAGCGGAAGAGCATTGGACCTAGCAGCTGGGATAACCCGGGACG ccaAGTAA